Proteins encoded in a region of the Stieleria neptunia genome:
- a CDS encoding tyrosine-type recombinase/integrase → MTTKGELVVMPEDLESGLTPGRIDVPRDLSSSARVAGFLSELIPAVGHSDAAAVLVPWFCDVVKSPHSRRAYGRDLAEFVFQMGELGIHPLHVTGDEIRIYKEALRRGGLRKSTIARKLSVLRGVFEQFGKRGYIDWETVGDIQSVSSDSVDKNTTPALSEKEAKAMLHAPNIETVQGLRDYAMLFTYFITACRASAVANAKVSDLERTETNWYLVVTEKREKTERKSLLEAAEAIHAWLERSKLVENAPLFPALERDRVTPTGRHLSSRQVLNLVKKYARSAGIQVERVGRGVCSHSLRKTALTNALNHGAKMEQVQALAGHADIRTTQLYYENKESDAEDAARHIQIR, encoded by the coding sequence ATGACAACAAAAGGCGAACTGGTTGTGATGCCAGAGGATCTGGAAAGTGGGCTCACGCCCGGTCGGATCGACGTTCCGCGTGATCTCTCGAGTTCAGCTCGGGTGGCTGGGTTTCTCTCTGAGCTCATCCCAGCCGTCGGCCACTCCGATGCGGCGGCGGTCCTGGTGCCTTGGTTCTGTGATGTCGTGAAGAGTCCGCATTCTCGTCGGGCGTATGGGCGTGACCTGGCGGAATTCGTCTTTCAAATGGGAGAACTCGGGATTCATCCGCTCCACGTGACTGGCGATGAGATTCGGATTTACAAAGAAGCCCTTCGAAGGGGTGGCCTCAGAAAGTCAACGATTGCCCGGAAGCTGTCTGTGCTTCGCGGTGTGTTTGAGCAGTTTGGAAAGCGGGGATACATCGACTGGGAGACCGTGGGCGATATCCAATCGGTCTCGAGTGATTCGGTGGACAAGAACACGACTCCCGCACTTTCTGAGAAAGAAGCAAAGGCGATGCTTCACGCTCCGAATATTGAAACCGTGCAGGGACTTCGCGACTACGCGATGTTGTTTACCTACTTCATTACGGCGTGCCGAGCGTCCGCCGTTGCAAACGCGAAAGTCTCTGACTTGGAGCGAACCGAAACGAACTGGTACCTGGTGGTGACCGAGAAGCGGGAGAAGACAGAACGAAAGTCGCTTCTTGAAGCGGCGGAAGCGATTCATGCGTGGCTCGAACGTTCAAAGCTCGTTGAAAATGCTCCTCTCTTTCCGGCATTGGAGCGTGACCGGGTGACTCCAACCGGTCGCCATCTGAGCTCCCGGCAAGTGCTCAACCTCGTCAAGAAATACGCTCGGTCTGCCGGCATCCAGGTGGAACGCGTTGGGCGAGGGGTCTGTTCACACAGTCTCAGGAAGACGGCTCTCACCAATGCACTGAATCACGGAGCGAAAATGGAGCAAGTTCAAGCGTTAGCGGGTCATGCTGACATTCGTACAACGCAACTCTACTACGAGAACAAAGAGAGTGACGCGGAAGACGCGGCTCGGCACATTCAGATTCGGTAG
- a CDS encoding tyrosine-type recombinase/integrase, with protein sequence MPVFTGYRPGGGACSEAQGRRPGVVTMSISLESVVVKYLEAKKLSRGTRKEYRSTVTKWVSWESCVDVDEIERIHVREFLDRVYANAIENGGSNPGRTANKAREHLRAILSWAWEQDFIEKLPRLPKPKPQRDVAGRHYLTKSDLNALYFATYQLPRPRGWKKNVTVGHHWRAALVVFFNYGVDTGTVFKCAGFHEPILWRHITWQPEPPNGQGQDSRHGWLYYRRVKTQKQFYRPMNRVVHTHLKSIRADSAQLDDAVFDGGTSRPNQQFQILCDLAGVKPKRDMETGEERPWVLKDLRKTCATYYDEHMPESSIEILGHSVGGVTYRHYAHRDPLAFKAILSIPQPEAFNALVQGFDGECPCCRRKFLQA encoded by the coding sequence ATGCCCGTCTTTACCGGCTATCGGCCGGGCGGAGGAGCCTGCAGCGAAGCACAAGGTCGACGGCCTGGAGTTGTCACCATGTCTATCAGTCTTGAATCTGTCGTAGTGAAGTACCTTGAAGCCAAGAAGCTGTCGCGGGGAACCCGGAAAGAGTACCGATCCACTGTCACCAAGTGGGTTTCCTGGGAGAGCTGTGTCGACGTTGACGAGATCGAGAGAATCCACGTCCGTGAATTCCTGGATCGCGTTTACGCAAATGCAATCGAGAATGGAGGTTCCAATCCCGGTCGAACGGCGAACAAGGCGCGGGAGCACCTGCGAGCGATTCTTTCTTGGGCGTGGGAGCAGGATTTCATTGAGAAACTGCCCCGGCTTCCAAAGCCGAAACCACAACGCGATGTCGCGGGTCGCCACTACCTGACAAAATCTGATCTCAACGCGCTGTACTTCGCCACTTACCAATTACCGCGACCTCGCGGATGGAAGAAGAATGTGACGGTTGGACATCACTGGCGTGCGGCACTCGTCGTGTTCTTCAATTACGGTGTCGACACCGGAACTGTTTTCAAGTGCGCGGGTTTCCATGAACCGATCCTATGGAGACACATCACGTGGCAGCCAGAGCCGCCGAACGGTCAGGGCCAAGACTCTCGTCACGGCTGGCTCTACTATCGTCGCGTGAAGACCCAAAAACAGTTCTATCGTCCGATGAATCGCGTCGTGCATACACACCTGAAGAGCATAAGGGCAGATTCGGCTCAGCTTGATGACGCGGTTTTTGATGGCGGAACCTCTCGACCCAATCAACAGTTTCAGATTCTGTGCGACTTGGCGGGCGTCAAGCCCAAGCGTGACATGGAAACTGGCGAGGAACGCCCATGGGTCTTGAAGGATCTGCGCAAAACGTGCGCGACGTACTACGACGAACATATGCCTGAATCGTCAATCGAGATTCTCGGCCACTCAGTGGGCGGAGTCACGTACCGGCACTACGCCCATCGCGATCCACTGGCGTTCAAAGCGATCCTGAGCATTCCTCAACCAGAAGCCTTCAATGCCTTAGTTCAGGGATTCGACGGCGAATGTCCCTGTTGTCGCCGGAAATTCTTGCAGGCGTAG
- a CDS encoding competence protein CoiA family protein → MDGIKCLPEPGVWGKCLTCGSTVVSHCGTQVIHHWKHKARGECDKWSENVGPWHIAWQDLVRLDSKEVTIGEHRADIIGNNKTVIELQHSNIPVPEIAEREKFYGDMVWVFDATERFKVISTGQRAFFSLGQNKHISTCEKPVFLDFGSMIVEVEIFTETLAKLSGFGRVRTQQWFAEQYLSGVLEDRARPSAGHRSPTIRWSGSHRFDKTKHASRWMINWKPVTIAKNTPCIALNWYTKPVGEPRIYERDQIVNHHPVLANGWSAVELVRMERFTNGRAIILDGLVRVMPAPLEQITVEMSVSAAREHIAHVEEHIQAGRMPVLKDATKAELISRAEQYEVKQYGTPRPRPQKSKDVQARLF, encoded by the coding sequence GTGGACGGCATCAAGTGCCTGCCGGAACCCGGCGTATGGGGTAAGTGCCTCACATGCGGCAGCACGGTCGTATCTCACTGCGGAACGCAGGTCATCCACCATTGGAAGCACAAAGCCCGCGGCGAATGCGATAAATGGTCGGAGAACGTCGGGCCGTGGCACATCGCTTGGCAAGACTTGGTTCGTCTGGACTCCAAGGAAGTGACGATAGGCGAACATCGAGCCGACATCATCGGCAACAACAAGACTGTCATTGAACTCCAGCATTCAAATATCCCTGTGCCCGAAATCGCAGAGCGAGAGAAGTTCTACGGCGACATGGTATGGGTATTCGATGCGACCGAGCGGTTCAAGGTTATTTCGACTGGTCAACGTGCATTTTTCTCACTCGGGCAAAACAAGCACATCTCGACATGCGAGAAGCCTGTGTTCCTTGACTTTGGGAGCATGATTGTTGAAGTCGAGATATTCACCGAAACGCTCGCCAAGCTCTCCGGGTTCGGCCGGGTACGTACACAGCAGTGGTTCGCAGAACAATATTTATCCGGTGTTCTCGAAGATCGGGCGAGACCATCGGCGGGTCACAGATCGCCAACCATCCGATGGTCCGGGAGCCATCGATTCGATAAGACTAAGCATGCGAGCCGCTGGATGATCAATTGGAAACCTGTAACTATCGCGAAGAATACACCGTGCATTGCGCTCAACTGGTATACCAAGCCAGTCGGTGAACCACGTATCTACGAGCGGGATCAGATCGTCAACCATCATCCTGTGCTGGCCAATGGGTGGAGTGCGGTTGAATTAGTGCGAATGGAGAGGTTCACTAACGGGCGGGCCATCATCCTGGATGGACTCGTCCGTGTCATGCCTGCTCCACTGGAACAAATCACTGTTGAGATGTCAGTGTCGGCGGCCAGGGAGCACATTGCTCACGTCGAGGAACACATTCAAGCAGGTAGAATGCCGGTGTTGAAGGACGCGACAAAAGCAGAACTCATCTCGCGCGCCGAGCAATACGAGGTCAAACAATACGGAACGCCACGTCCACGACCCCAGAAATCGAAGGATGTTCAGGCGCGATTATTTTGA
- a CDS encoding ImmA/IrrE family metallo-endopeptidase — MDETGVEDPHEAVRTKARDVISQFHQLFGGEPPFDVKAIASLRGLHWSDDDPRFSPDSEIAPESDGRVVLRVDKTRPLTRQRFSICHEVGHTLFPEYQLEVRCRKGDRRSFADPEDLLETLCDVAASELMFPTPWFDDCLKLLSISAENLAKLADDFEASRDATARRVVEVHPSAMAAVFFSWKLKPVEERELKASRMTPSLFPALDLPEPEPKLRVDYRIANRAFDERVNEFIPQSKSIPCEGPIFEASMSQIPVDGKQTLDFGRKSRHFSVSALPIYTNETAIGPNGGCSVVAILQPLD; from the coding sequence ATGGATGAGACTGGTGTCGAAGACCCGCATGAAGCCGTACGAACAAAAGCACGAGACGTTATCTCCCAATTTCACCAGCTCTTCGGTGGGGAACCGCCTTTCGATGTCAAAGCAATAGCCAGCCTGCGAGGTCTGCACTGGTCTGATGATGACCCAAGGTTCAGCCCAGACTCGGAAATTGCTCCCGAATCAGATGGGCGAGTTGTGCTCCGGGTGGATAAGACCCGGCCACTCACTCGGCAAAGATTCAGCATCTGCCACGAGGTCGGGCACACACTTTTTCCAGAGTACCAGTTGGAAGTGAGGTGTCGAAAAGGTGATCGCCGCTCGTTTGCCGACCCCGAGGATTTGCTCGAAACGCTCTGCGATGTTGCGGCGTCTGAGCTGATGTTTCCAACTCCCTGGTTCGACGATTGCTTGAAACTGCTCAGCATCTCGGCCGAAAACTTGGCCAAGCTTGCCGACGATTTCGAGGCTTCACGGGATGCCACTGCTCGGCGAGTTGTTGAAGTGCATCCGAGCGCCATGGCGGCAGTTTTTTTCAGCTGGAAACTGAAACCGGTGGAAGAGCGGGAGCTGAAAGCAAGCCGAATGACACCATCTCTGTTCCCGGCCCTCGATCTTCCAGAGCCGGAACCCAAACTGCGCGTCGATTATCGGATTGCGAACCGTGCTTTTGACGAGAGGGTGAATGAGTTTATCCCCCAGTCAAAATCGATCCCATGTGAAGGCCCGATTTTCGAGGCTTCTATGTCGCAGATCCCTGTCGACGGCAAGCAAACTCTCGATTTTGGCAGGAAATCCCGGCATTTTTCGGTGTCCGCGCTACCTATTTACACGAACGAGACTGCAATTGGACCGAATGGTGGGTGTTCCGTTGTTGCAATCTTGCAGCCGTTGGATTGA
- a CDS encoding helix-turn-helix domain-containing protein → MAKKRERPKNTGRTPGGTLANRIRDARKQAGLTLDQLADESKLSKTYLWELENDEKGEKRPSADTLMKLVGPLRVTIADLLGLPSVQVDNRAIEISKSLKEFCDWMKKTDRELSEDEVHDLATMRFRGGQPKTAEDWEDLYRTLKRTTGR, encoded by the coding sequence ATGGCCAAGAAACGAGAACGACCGAAAAACACGGGGAGAACGCCCGGTGGAACGCTGGCAAATCGCATTCGCGACGCCCGTAAGCAGGCTGGATTGACCCTCGATCAGTTGGCTGATGAATCCAAGCTCTCGAAGACTTATCTGTGGGAGTTAGAGAACGACGAGAAAGGCGAGAAGAGGCCGTCGGCGGACACGCTCATGAAATTGGTTGGGCCACTGCGGGTCACTATCGCTGACCTTCTCGGCCTTCCATCAGTGCAGGTCGACAATCGTGCAATCGAAATCAGCAAGTCTCTGAAAGAATTCTGTGATTGGATGAAAAAGACCGATCGCGAACTCTCCGAGGACGAGGTGCATGACCTTGCGACGATGCGGTTTCGAGGCGGCCAGCCGAAGACGGCCGAGGATTGGGAAGACCTCTATCGCACCCTAAAAAGAACGACCGGTAGGTAA
- a CDS encoding ComEC/Rec2 family competence protein, whose amino-acid sequence MSFKLPEHGFVFWPIGTGDSTTICIDKDTVIQVDIHNLEIANDDDDPRTPIVDRLVDLLPKKNGKPYLALFVLTHPDKDHCLGFKDLMKKVTIGEVWFSPRVFRENNSDLCDDATEFRKEAKRRVKKVIDSTGSVSVGDRVRIIGYSDLLEEDDYKSFPDEKLNRPGDVVTEVDGKCRKDKFSAFIHAPFKDDSNSRERNETSIAFQAELVSGSHTGQALLLGDLSYPSVRRVFDESDRHKNSNRLHWDVFLCPHHCSKSVMYWKDEGEEEAKLKQDILDDIEKAGESVGYIIASSSEIPSSNKSGDNPPHAKAKRRYEEIAPSGFLCTGEHVDKDNPEPIVFELTDSGFAYSEPKKEESKKSKKSDQSALSKAVIAGRGRPTPPTERVGFGSK is encoded by the coding sequence ATGAGTTTCAAGCTGCCAGAACACGGATTTGTCTTTTGGCCGATCGGTACCGGTGACAGCACCACAATTTGCATCGACAAAGACACGGTCATCCAAGTGGATATTCACAATCTGGAGATCGCGAATGACGACGACGATCCGAGAACACCGATCGTGGATCGCCTGGTTGACTTGCTACCGAAAAAGAATGGCAAGCCATACCTCGCACTTTTTGTCCTTACCCATCCAGATAAGGACCACTGTCTTGGTTTCAAAGATCTAATGAAGAAAGTGACCATCGGCGAAGTCTGGTTCTCGCCGCGGGTCTTTCGTGAGAACAATTCCGACCTGTGTGATGATGCGACAGAATTTCGCAAAGAGGCGAAACGCCGTGTAAAGAAAGTGATCGACAGCACGGGATCCGTATCAGTCGGCGATCGCGTTCGAATCATCGGTTACAGCGATCTACTGGAAGAGGACGACTACAAGAGCTTTCCAGATGAAAAGCTCAATCGCCCGGGTGATGTTGTTACCGAGGTTGACGGGAAGTGTCGCAAAGACAAGTTCTCTGCCTTTATCCACGCACCTTTCAAAGACGACAGTAACTCACGCGAACGGAACGAGACAAGCATTGCGTTTCAGGCCGAGTTAGTTTCGGGATCACACACTGGCCAGGCGCTCTTGCTCGGCGATTTGAGCTATCCCAGTGTTCGCCGGGTCTTTGACGAAAGTGACCGGCACAAAAACAGCAATCGCCTGCACTGGGACGTATTTCTCTGTCCCCACCACTGCTCAAAATCTGTGATGTACTGGAAAGACGAGGGAGAGGAAGAGGCCAAGCTAAAACAGGACATCCTCGACGATATCGAGAAGGCCGGAGAATCGGTGGGATACATTATTGCGAGCAGTAGTGAAATTCCGTCATCCAACAAGAGTGGCGACAACCCGCCGCATGCCAAAGCGAAACGCCGCTATGAAGAGATTGCACCAAGTGGGTTTCTCTGCACGGGGGAACACGTCGATAAGGATAACCCAGAACCCATCGTCTTCGAGTTAACCGATTCGGGCTTTGCCTACAGCGAACCCAAAAAGGAGGAGAGCAAAAAATCCAAAAAATCAGATCAGTCAGCCTTGAGCAAGGCTGTAATTGCTGGGCGCGGTCGCCCAACTCCTCCAACGGAACGGGTAGGGTTTGGAAGCAAATGA
- a CDS encoding patatin-like phospholipase family protein, whose product MMNSEQKLAIDQIQRVAKQSDALEVINVISSEKSDSFVIVDLSLYCGDLVGADGGFPIKERERVRVLIGPDYPYAPPSVASSHTRFAGYPHVNWKRWLCLYLAPQTEWSPRNGMFGFLERLELWLRRAALGELDETGGPIHPPVTYSSKGPLLIPRSDTPNVDGEPWLGFANLKQISPDRIDLVGWARDEELAETAGVAILLDAPMPLEFPSKLNELIECIADRGVSVESVFELLRKAAESNSSDTPLFVVVGTPMRGTKGKELKQHLTGWRVDTLLNKIASLDGDLLQDRRVANANDLSDWSASIDEHRGRLMELFADWSKEADITWCRVREDRPEIVTRRDNGKPVSWFSGRNLELWGCGALGGYIAEWLVRAGAAKIILRDEGVVTPGLLVRQPFHDEDIGTFKAEALAARLRKISPSCQIETSTKDVIECPLGNPGECTDCDLIIDATASNIVLSKLESVWRSSAGIRKRIASVAIDREAERLLVGIAKPEHSGGPLDILRKMKLKACKDGTLKRYLDAFFPENPPVPFQPEPGCSDATFIGSAADAASLSSLAVNFIGRALSEDLCESTGFGAYMSDACAETIAPPFVKFEFSPDHCVQDPESGFETRIAASAWRSIKSWKADSARRRGADVETGGLLFGELDELLKVVWVTEVSGAPSDSIHSAEEFVCGINGTTQLNDSITDQSRRSVQFVGSWHTHPVSPAIPSGKDLAAMDRLLVQSPVPSERQLLLIIGHASTSMETGAFIFQRKEFESLRRSGQLSRQIAISESPSLRPDLLPSIGLSLSGGGSRAMAFHLGCLRALNDRGVLDRVQVLSTVSGGSVIGAMFAFSNTPFEEFELDVRAALRRGFAKGLVRRTLLSLRLFQILGTWIFSGVPANMTFATRFILGRANSLVPKDSRAGGTVAQSLQPPFRRWVNRTNALEQTFADLLFGETKVAQVARDGLDVVINATELRTGTAFRFGNRESGCWRFGTIENNDVSVARAVAASAAYPALLPAIDTVLQYSHGSSDGESKRTILTDGGVYENLGISCMIPGRDKAFSTNVFSPDYIVCCDAGPGQFSDTVMPYGWGTRMMRSIETTFRQVQHGLQKQIHMCRENRELKGFVYSYLGQQDARLPIRPPELVTRDQVTHYPTDFFAMSNTDIELLSQRGEQLTRLLIDHYCPEL is encoded by the coding sequence ATGATGAATTCTGAGCAAAAGCTAGCGATAGACCAGATCCAGCGAGTGGCAAAGCAGAGCGACGCTCTCGAGGTCATCAACGTCATCAGTTCCGAAAAATCTGATTCGTTTGTCATCGTCGATCTTTCTCTGTATTGCGGGGACTTGGTCGGGGCAGATGGTGGGTTTCCAATCAAGGAAAGGGAAAGGGTGCGGGTGCTAATTGGCCCTGATTACCCTTACGCCCCACCATCCGTGGCTTCGTCACACACCCGCTTCGCTGGATATCCCCATGTGAATTGGAAGCGTTGGCTGTGCCTCTATCTTGCTCCGCAGACTGAGTGGTCGCCCCGAAACGGGATGTTTGGATTTCTTGAGAGACTAGAGCTTTGGCTTAGACGTGCAGCATTGGGTGAACTAGACGAGACTGGAGGGCCGATTCATCCACCGGTGACCTATTCGTCAAAGGGGCCGCTACTAATACCCCGGAGTGATACCCCCAACGTCGACGGCGAACCGTGGCTGGGATTCGCAAATCTCAAGCAGATTTCACCCGATCGGATCGATCTAGTCGGCTGGGCGCGTGACGAGGAGTTGGCAGAGACAGCTGGTGTCGCGATCCTCCTGGACGCCCCTATGCCACTAGAATTCCCTTCAAAACTCAATGAGTTGATTGAATGCATCGCAGATCGTGGCGTGTCCGTTGAGTCGGTTTTTGAGCTACTAAGAAAAGCTGCCGAATCAAATTCCTCCGATACTCCACTGTTCGTTGTGGTTGGCACTCCAATGCGCGGAACAAAGGGGAAGGAGCTCAAACAGCACTTAACTGGATGGCGTGTCGACACACTCTTGAACAAAATAGCATCGCTGGATGGCGATCTTTTGCAAGACAGACGGGTTGCAAATGCAAACGATCTTTCAGATTGGTCAGCTTCTATTGACGAACACAGGGGGCGCCTGATGGAACTATTTGCCGATTGGTCGAAGGAAGCAGACATTACGTGGTGCCGTGTACGCGAGGATCGACCGGAGATCGTTACTCGCCGAGACAACGGCAAGCCGGTATCATGGTTCTCAGGAAGGAATTTGGAATTATGGGGTTGCGGAGCACTTGGTGGATACATCGCTGAATGGCTGGTAAGGGCCGGCGCGGCAAAGATCATTTTGCGGGATGAGGGTGTCGTTACCCCTGGACTGCTAGTGCGCCAACCCTTTCACGACGAGGATATTGGGACCTTCAAAGCTGAAGCATTGGCGGCTCGACTTCGAAAAATCTCTCCAAGCTGTCAGATTGAAACATCGACGAAAGATGTCATTGAATGTCCGCTCGGCAATCCCGGCGAATGTACTGACTGTGATCTCATCATTGATGCAACAGCCTCCAATATCGTTCTCAGCAAACTAGAAAGCGTTTGGCGAAGTTCGGCTGGAATTCGAAAAAGAATTGCATCCGTAGCGATCGACAGAGAAGCTGAGCGACTCCTCGTTGGCATAGCAAAACCCGAGCATTCGGGTGGTCCGCTCGATATCTTGAGGAAGATGAAGCTGAAGGCGTGCAAGGACGGCACCCTCAAGCGATACCTCGATGCCTTTTTCCCTGAGAATCCCCCCGTTCCATTTCAGCCTGAACCCGGTTGTTCAGATGCGACTTTTATCGGGTCGGCGGCAGATGCTGCGTCTTTGTCATCATTGGCTGTCAATTTCATTGGACGCGCACTAAGCGAGGATCTCTGCGAATCAACTGGCTTCGGTGCTTACATGTCGGATGCATGCGCGGAAACGATCGCTCCGCCATTCGTTAAGTTCGAATTTTCTCCAGATCATTGCGTGCAAGACCCGGAAAGTGGATTTGAAACCCGCATTGCTGCATCAGCGTGGCGATCAATAAAATCCTGGAAAGCCGATTCTGCAAGGCGGCGTGGAGCAGACGTTGAGACAGGCGGTTTGTTATTTGGCGAATTGGACGAGCTGCTAAAGGTCGTTTGGGTGACAGAAGTTAGTGGGGCACCATCTGATAGCATCCATTCCGCTGAAGAATTCGTATGTGGGATCAACGGTACGACTCAATTAAATGATTCAATCACGGATCAAAGTAGACGATCCGTTCAGTTTGTTGGCTCTTGGCATACCCATCCAGTTTCGCCTGCGATCCCAAGTGGAAAAGACCTTGCCGCAATGGACCGGTTGCTCGTGCAGAGTCCTGTGCCGTCTGAAAGACAGCTTTTATTGATCATTGGCCATGCGAGCACATCAATGGAGACGGGCGCATTTATCTTCCAACGAAAGGAGTTCGAATCATTGCGGCGTTCAGGCCAGCTTTCGCGTCAGATTGCGATTTCAGAGTCTCCTTCTCTCAGACCTGACCTGCTCCCAAGCATCGGGTTGTCGCTTTCTGGAGGTGGATCGCGGGCAATGGCATTCCACTTGGGCTGTCTTCGCGCTTTAAATGACCGCGGAGTCTTGGATCGTGTTCAAGTACTATCCACGGTTTCTGGAGGATCGGTCATTGGAGCAATGTTTGCTTTTTCCAACACACCGTTCGAAGAATTCGAGCTAGATGTCCGCGCAGCGCTGCGCCGAGGATTCGCAAAAGGCCTCGTACGCAGAACGCTGCTGTCGCTTCGCCTGTTTCAGATTCTTGGTACGTGGATTTTTTCTGGTGTTCCCGCGAATATGACATTCGCAACACGTTTCATTCTCGGCCGTGCCAACTCGTTAGTGCCAAAGGATTCTCGTGCCGGGGGAACTGTTGCGCAGTCACTTCAACCACCGTTTCGTCGCTGGGTAAATCGAACCAACGCACTAGAACAGACTTTTGCTGACTTACTCTTCGGTGAGACCAAAGTCGCGCAAGTAGCCAGAGATGGGCTTGATGTTGTTATCAATGCAACAGAACTAAGAACTGGCACTGCTTTTCGATTTGGTAACAGAGAGTCTGGATGTTGGCGGTTCGGTACGATTGAAAACAACGATGTCAGTGTTGCAAGAGCTGTCGCCGCTTCAGCCGCTTATCCTGCGTTGCTTCCGGCAATCGATACCGTGCTTCAGTATTCGCACGGTTCGAGTGATGGTGAATCGAAACGCACGATTCTTACCGATGGCGGTGTGTACGAAAACCTTGGAATCTCCTGCATGATCCCTGGGCGAGACAAAGCATTTTCAACGAATGTTTTTTCCCCCGATTACATTGTTTGCTGCGACGCAGGGCCTGGACAGTTCAGCGATACAGTGATGCCCTACGGCTGGGGAACACGGATGATGCGGTCCATTGAAACGACATTCCGTCAAGTGCAGCATGGACTTCAGAAGCAAATCCACATGTGTCGCGAGAATCGAGAACTAAAGGGGTTTGTCTATTCCTACCTCGGACAACAGGACGCAAGACTCCCAATCCGTCCGCCTGAGCTTGTTACACGTGATCAAGTGACGCATTACCCGACCGATTTTTTTGCCATGAGCAACACTGACATCGAGCTACTATCGCAGCGTGGCGAGCAGCTCACTCGGCTTCTGATCGACCACTATTGTCCGGAACTCTAA
- a CDS encoding type IV secretion system DNA-binding domain-containing protein yields the protein MHILKQALSRTRAGKNAMEKYINNQSTDIKGSVDVTLAATLDPLRIVANLWYHAKTKFSIKEWRKSGGVLVLGYDSQAESQSRIINYFTFLYAIQSVINAGPTKTDLSWFLLDEIKFMGKMDNLPNLLEVGRSAGARVVVTALGYDSLEQAFDKPANASLVLGQCPHQMYLPQGNAANIKKAVEQLGKSWVEQQSNTQTYGSNSDSRGCTTHMQEDDTVPYFLFNQLNYPNKDGLDAYFTSPHVFRPKPGQKMCHEEITNRLRPRCDTIKPYVPAPECHQHEVPWGAEDYEHFGFDPPPDNEGVKIDPEPDPEPDIVSGPLKYTHISKPNKKQ from the coding sequence ATGCACATTCTCAAGCAGGCCCTCAGTCGGACGCGCGCGGGCAAGAACGCGATGGAGAAGTATATCAACAACCAGTCGACCGATATCAAAGGGAGTGTCGACGTTACACTAGCAGCAACTCTCGACCCTCTTCGAATCGTCGCAAATCTTTGGTACCACGCGAAAACAAAATTCAGCATCAAGGAATGGAGAAAGTCCGGTGGAGTCCTGGTACTCGGCTACGACTCACAGGCAGAGAGCCAATCCAGAATCATTAACTACTTTACTTTTCTTTACGCTATCCAGTCCGTCATCAATGCAGGCCCCACGAAGACGGATCTTTCATGGTTCCTCCTCGATGAAATCAAATTCATGGGGAAGATGGACAATCTTCCAAACCTCCTCGAAGTTGGGAGGAGTGCCGGAGCAAGGGTAGTCGTCACTGCTCTCGGGTATGACTCCCTTGAACAAGCGTTCGACAAGCCTGCCAACGCAAGTTTGGTGCTCGGGCAGTGTCCTCACCAGATGTACTTGCCGCAAGGAAATGCGGCCAACATCAAGAAGGCCGTCGAGCAACTCGGTAAATCATGGGTCGAACAACAGTCCAACACGCAAACCTATGGATCAAATTCCGACAGCAGGGGATGCACGACGCACATGCAAGAAGACGATACCGTTCCCTACTTTCTGTTCAACCAGCTGAACTATCCAAACAAAGACGGACTAGACGCATACTTTACGAGCCCTCATGTATTCCGTCCGAAGCCTGGCCAGAAAATGTGTCACGAGGAGATCACCAACCGGCTTCGACCCCGTTGCGACACGATCAAACCTTACGTGCCGGCACCGGAATGTCACCAACACGAAGTGCCGTGGGGAGCGGAAGACTACGAGCACTTTGGATTCGACCCACCACCAGATAACGAAGGGGTGAAAATAGATCCAGAACCAGATCCGGAACCAGATATCGTGTCTGGTCCTTTAAAATACACTCACATCTCGAAACCAAACAAAAAGCAATGA